The following are from one region of the Paenibacillus bovis genome:
- a CDS encoding methyl-accepting chemotaxis protein, with protein sequence MSIVNALISVIPYFTKGLREKAAVSVYDHEKILFYEQLGDFDLGYTSGSPLDPSFLNFNGVKDKRNTSISFFPAEVFGYPLEGISVPIIEDNKLVAMFNVFYEQTTALNLDKIVDESRSISDSLVDMVQHVAAHAEELQATSEQILQNSKTTVQKSSKINEVATLIKEISEQTNLLGLNAAIEAARVGELGAGFGVVATEVRKLSVNAKQATGDIETALRDVQESIRNMEREIEQITSSSKEQATLVSSFTDVIERLHNTSATMQSLADNLYHYSTKK encoded by the coding sequence ATGAGTATTGTTAACGCTCTGATTAGTGTAATTCCATACTTTACCAAAGGCCTGCGTGAAAAAGCCGCAGTATCCGTATATGATCACGAGAAAATTCTGTTCTACGAGCAGCTGGGGGATTTCGATCTGGGCTACACCAGCGGCAGTCCGCTGGACCCGAGTTTCCTTAATTTCAATGGTGTAAAAGATAAACGTAATACCTCTATCTCTTTCTTCCCTGCCGAAGTATTCGGATATCCGCTGGAAGGCATCTCGGTGCCTATTATCGAGGATAACAAGCTGGTTGCCATGTTCAATGTATTTTATGAGCAGACCACAGCCCTCAATCTGGACAAAATTGTGGATGAGAGTCGCTCGATCTCCGACAGTCTGGTCGATATGGTTCAGCATGTCGCAGCCCACGCCGAAGAACTGCAGGCCACCAGCGAGCAGATTCTGCAAAACAGCAAAACCACAGTGCAAAAATCTTCCAAAATCAATGAAGTTGCGACGCTGATCAAAGAAATCTCCGAGCAGACGAATCTGCTGGGTCTGAATGCAGCGATCGAAGCAGCACGCGTCGGCGAGCTGGGTGCCGGATTCGGCGTGGTAGCGACCGAGGTACGCAAGCTGTCCGTAAATGCCAAGCAGGCCACCGGCGATATCGAGACAGCTCTGCGCGATGTGCAGGAGTCAATCCGCAATATGGAGCGCGAGATCGAACAGATCACTTCTTCCTCCAAGGAGCAGGCGACGCTGGTTAGTTCCTTTACCGATGTCATTGAGCGACTGCATAACACAAGTGCCACCATGCAGTCACTGGCTGATAATCTGTACCACTATTCCACGAAAAAATAA
- the pepT gene encoding peptidase T yields the protein MKNELIERLTPYVQIDTQSNEDSDTCPSTPGQWDLLRQLVQELNTIGMEDVTLDDNGYVMATLPSNTDKNVPVIGFMAHVDTATDFTGKNVKPQLVDYHGGDILLNQQHGIVLSPRDFPELEGYHGHTLMTTDGTTLLGADNKAGIAEIMTAMHHLIRNPEIKHGKIRVAFTPDEEIGRGPHKFDVAAYGAQYAYTVDGGPLGELEYETFNAAAAKVICKGTNVHPGTAKGKMINATKIAMELHRRLPVEEAPEFTDGYEGFYHLISIHGDVEQTQLSYIIRDFDREAFEHKKNTLTSIVHEFRQTYGEDSILLEMNDQYYNMREKIEPVMHIVDTAEQAMKNLGIPPHITPVRGGTDGAQLSYMGLPTPNIFTGGENYHGKYEYVSVDNMVKATAVIVEICRLFEEQA from the coding sequence TTGAAAAATGAACTGATTGAACGCCTGACCCCCTATGTCCAAATCGATACTCAATCCAATGAAGATAGCGACACCTGTCCTTCCACACCCGGCCAGTGGGATCTGCTGCGCCAGCTGGTGCAGGAGCTGAACACAATCGGCATGGAGGATGTGACGCTTGACGATAACGGTTATGTGATGGCTACCCTGCCGTCCAATACCGACAAAAATGTACCCGTGATCGGATTTATGGCTCACGTCGATACTGCAACGGATTTTACAGGCAAAAATGTAAAACCGCAGCTGGTCGATTACCACGGTGGAGATATTCTACTGAACCAGCAGCACGGTATTGTACTATCTCCACGAGATTTCCCGGAGCTGGAAGGCTATCATGGTCATACCCTGATGACAACAGACGGCACCACCCTGCTTGGCGCAGACAACAAAGCCGGAATCGCCGAAATCATGACCGCGATGCATCATCTGATCCGCAATCCGGAGATCAAGCACGGCAAGATCCGGGTCGCCTTTACCCCGGATGAAGAAATCGGACGTGGTCCGCACAAGTTCGATGTGGCTGCCTATGGCGCACAGTATGCCTATACCGTAGACGGCGGTCCACTGGGCGAGCTGGAATACGAGACATTCAACGCAGCAGCCGCCAAGGTCATCTGCAAAGGAACCAATGTACATCCCGGCACCGCCAAAGGTAAAATGATCAACGCGACCAAAATCGCCATGGAGCTGCACCGCCGCCTGCCGGTAGAAGAAGCGCCTGAATTTACAGATGGTTACGAAGGATTCTATCATCTGATATCGATTCATGGTGATGTGGAGCAGACACAGCTCTCGTACATCATCCGTGACTTTGACCGTGAAGCTTTTGAACACAAGAAAAATACACTGACCAGCATCGTGCACGAATTCCGCCAGACCTACGGCGAAGACAGCATCCTGCTGGAGATGAATGACCAGTATTACAATATGCGCGAGAAGATCGAGCCGGTCATGCATATCGTCGATACTGCCGAACAGGCAATGAAAAACCTGGGTATCCCGCCACATATTACACCGGTACGCGGTGGTACAGATGGCGCGCAGCTCTCGTATATGGGACTGCCGACACCGAATATCTTTACCGGCGGCGAGAATTACCATGGTAAATACGAGTACGTCTCTGTCGACAATATGGTCAAAGCAACAGCTGTGATCGTCGAGATCTGCCGCTTGTTTGAAGAGCAGGCTTAA
- a CDS encoding GntR family transcriptional regulator yields MQYPSAWMQGASRGEAIACQLRLQIINEQIKPGEIISENRVAADFGTSRSPVRDALKTLSGEGLIRLERMGAVVLGLNLEDVKELYDVRYLIESFAQQRLAQQDNTMLVTQLERIIDKMKLAVKHGDYIDFAYQDFSFHEAIVMHAQHKRMIHLWNSIRQIVMTVILMTTEKGFQTGEERMNWVADKHYMILEGLRSHDPEVIHKVVSSYFADSAQTLIRSLP; encoded by the coding sequence ATGCAATATCCATCTGCCTGGATGCAGGGAGCTTCCCGCGGGGAAGCCATCGCCTGCCAGCTCAGGCTGCAAATTATAAATGAACAGATCAAGCCGGGAGAAATTATCTCCGAGAACCGTGTCGCTGCCGACTTTGGGACGAGTCGTTCTCCGGTACGGGATGCGCTCAAGACATTATCAGGCGAAGGATTGATTCGCCTCGAACGAATGGGTGCAGTCGTACTGGGATTGAATCTGGAGGATGTCAAAGAGCTGTACGATGTGCGTTATCTGATCGAGAGCTTTGCCCAACAGCGTCTGGCGCAGCAGGATAATACCATGCTGGTGACCCAGCTGGAGCGGATCATCGACAAAATGAAGCTGGCTGTCAAACATGGGGACTATATTGACTTTGCCTATCAGGATTTTTCGTTCCACGAGGCTATTGTTATGCATGCCCAGCACAAGCGGATGATCCATTTATGGAACAGCATCCGCCAAATTGTAATGACCGTGATTCTGATGACGACCGAAAAGGGTTTTCAGACCGGCGAGGAACGAATGAACTGGGTTGCGGATAAGCATTATATGATCCTCGAAGGATTGCGCTCCCATGATCCCGAAGTCATTCACAAGGTGGTCAGCAGCTATTTTGCAGATTCTGCACAGACATTGATACGCAGCCTGCCCTGA
- the gntK gene encoding gluconokinase, with protein sequence MTDSTMKRMIGVDIGTTSTKSVLFEQDGTVVTSANIGYPLYTPTTATAEQDPDEIYRAVLHTIAGVMEQSGTAAEDILFVSFSSAMHSVIAVDSDGTPLTRCITWADNRSAPYARKLKEEWNGHEIYMRTGTPIHPMSPLTKLIWLREEHPEIFNQTAKFISIKEYVFARLFGQYIVDHSIASCTGMLNLKQLDWDEEALRLAGVTADRLSTLVPTTHLIEGLHAEAAAEMKLALTTPFIVGASDGVLSNLGVGAIEPGVVAVTIGTSGAIRTVVDQPVTDPKGRIFCYALTEDKWVIGGPVNNGGMLFRWVRDEFAASEVETAKRLGIDSYDVLTRIAEQVRPGSDGLLFHPYLTGERAPLWNPDARGSFIGLTMKHRKEHMIRSVLEGVIFNLYTVMLAMEEQIGRPARIHATGGFARSSLWRQMMADIFDQEVIVPESIESSCLGAVVLGLYGTGRIESLDIVSGMIGSTHSHEPESAATRVYHQLLPIYISIFRSLEQQYSAIAEFQNSMGEA encoded by the coding sequence ATGACAGACTCCACAATGAAACGAATGATCGGTGTAGATATCGGAACGACCAGTACCAAGTCGGTACTTTTTGAACAGGACGGAACTGTCGTAACTTCAGCGAATATTGGCTATCCGCTGTATACGCCCACTACTGCCACTGCTGAACAAGACCCGGATGAGATTTACCGGGCGGTTCTGCACACGATTGCCGGCGTGATGGAACAGAGTGGTACGGCAGCAGAGGATATTCTGTTTGTTTCTTTCAGCTCGGCTATGCACAGTGTAATTGCTGTCGATTCGGATGGAACACCGCTAACCCGCTGCATTACCTGGGCGGATAACCGCAGCGCCCCCTATGCCCGCAAGCTCAAGGAAGAATGGAACGGACACGAGATCTATATGCGTACCGGTACACCGATTCATCCGATGTCCCCATTGACCAAGCTGATCTGGCTGCGTGAAGAGCATCCGGAGATTTTTAACCAGACTGCCAAATTTATCTCGATCAAGGAATATGTATTTGCCCGTCTGTTCGGTCAGTATATTGTCGATCATTCTATAGCTTCCTGTACCGGAATGCTCAATCTCAAACAGCTGGACTGGGATGAAGAAGCGCTGCGTCTGGCCGGTGTTACAGCGGATCGTCTATCTACGCTCGTACCGACGACCCATCTGATCGAAGGACTGCATGCAGAAGCGGCAGCCGAGATGAAGCTGGCACTGACAACACCATTTATCGTGGGTGCAAGTGATGGCGTGCTGTCCAATCTGGGAGTCGGCGCGATTGAACCGGGAGTAGTCGCTGTTACGATCGGCACGAGCGGTGCGATCCGTACTGTAGTCGATCAGCCGGTGACCGATCCCAAAGGACGTATTTTCTGCTATGCACTGACCGAGGACAAATGGGTCATCGGCGGACCGGTAAATAATGGCGGGATGCTGTTCCGCTGGGTACGCGATGAGTTTGCTGCTTCGGAAGTCGAGACGGCCAAGCGTCTGGGAATCGATTCCTACGATGTGCTGACACGCATTGCCGAGCAGGTACGTCCGGGCTCGGACGGATTGTTGTTCCATCCGTATCTGACCGGCGAGCGAGCGCCGCTATGGAATCCGGATGCACGAGGTTCCTTTATCGGACTGACAATGAAGCACCGCAAAGAGCATATGATCCGCTCGGTGCTGGAAGGGGTTATTTTCAACCTGTATACGGTTATGCTGGCGATGGAAGAACAGATCGGTCGTCCGGCCCGTATTCATGCGACCGGTGGATTCGCCCGTTCTTCGCTGTGGCGTCAGATGATGGCGGATATTTTTGACCAGGAAGTGATCGTGCCGGAGAGTATCGAGAGCTCCTGTCTTGGTGCAGTTGTGCTGGGACTGTACGGTACCGGACGCATTGAATCGCTGGATATCGTATCCGGAATGATCGGGTCTACCCACAGCCATGAGCCGGAATCGGCAGCTACCCGTGTCTACCATCAGCTGCTGCCGATCTACATTTCCATTTTCCGCAGCCTGGAGCAGCAGTACAGTGCGATTGCCGAGTTCCAGAACAGTATGGGTGAAGCCTGA
- a CDS encoding carbohydrate ABC transporter permease, which produces MRKKVKAPRRKGHWLVNLILGIICVVWFIPTLGLLISSVRPAADILQTGWWTVIPHRQWDTVSQIKLDRETDLRKPIQVNGQTFQDDQLKAGVEVGDQRLIWENRRARTVNVQEKKWGASTNFTLQNYETVLGGKEYKITQPDGTVQTEQGSGMGRSFWNTIAVVVPSTVIPIFIASFAAYAFAWLKFKGRKAFFIVVIALLVVPLQVALIPILRDYTALGLNGTYFGIWMAHTAFGLPLITYFMYNSISQLPKDLFESAFMDGASNFTIFSKLILPLSVPALASICIFQFLWVWNDYLVSLIFLGSQPEVQVLSMSIANLVGSRGNDWHLLTAAAFVSMLTPLAVFFALQKYFVRGLLGGSVKG; this is translated from the coding sequence ATGCGCAAAAAAGTCAAAGCTCCACGCCGGAAAGGTCATTGGCTGGTCAATCTGATTCTGGGCATTATCTGCGTTGTCTGGTTTATCCCCACACTGGGGCTGCTGATCTCGTCCGTGCGTCCGGCTGCAGATATTTTGCAGACGGGGTGGTGGACGGTTATACCGCATCGTCAGTGGGATACCGTCAGCCAGATCAAGCTGGACCGCGAGACCGATCTGCGCAAGCCGATTCAGGTGAACGGACAGACATTCCAGGATGATCAGCTCAAAGCAGGCGTCGAAGTAGGTGATCAGCGCCTGATCTGGGAGAACCGCCGTGCCCGTACTGTAAATGTACAGGAAAAGAAATGGGGGGCTTCGACCAACTTTACCCTGCAGAACTACGAGACCGTACTCGGGGGTAAAGAGTACAAAATCACCCAGCCGGATGGTACAGTGCAGACCGAGCAGGGCAGCGGCATGGGACGTTCCTTCTGGAATACGATTGCTGTTGTCGTACCGTCGACCGTTATTCCGATCTTTATCGCCTCGTTTGCAGCCTATGCGTTTGCCTGGCTGAAGTTCAAGGGACGCAAAGCGTTCTTTATCGTCGTCATCGCCCTGCTGGTCGTACCGCTGCAGGTGGCACTGATTCCGATCCTGCGTGACTATACGGCGCTCGGGCTGAACGGGACATACTTTGGGATATGGATGGCGCATACTGCGTTTGGTTTGCCGCTGATCACATACTTTATGTATAACTCCATCAGCCAGCTGCCCAAGGATTTGTTCGAATCCGCCTTTATGGATGGAGCAAGCAACTTTACTATCTTCTCCAAGCTGATTCTGCCGCTGTCGGTACCGGCACTGGCATCGATCTGTATCTTCCAGTTCCTGTGGGTATGGAACGATTATCTGGTATCGCTTATCTTCCTCGGCTCCCAGCCGGAAGTACAGGTATTGTCGATGAGCATCGCCAACCTGGTCGGATCGCGTGGTAATGACTGGCATCTGCTGACGGCAGCCGCTTTTGTCTCCATGCTGACGCCGCTGGCTGTATTCTTCGCCCTGCAAAAGTACTTTGTACGTGGTCTGCTGGGTGGATCGGTCAAAGGGTAA
- a CDS encoding YkgJ family cysteine cluster protein codes for MECRPGCAACCIIISISSPIPGMPEGKPAGIPCIHLTSERRCGLFGRPERPEVCGGLAASLEMCGTSDDHAFAYLEELERLTAPDM; via the coding sequence ATGGAATGCCGTCCCGGCTGTGCAGCATGCTGCATCATTATATCTATATCATCACCGATTCCCGGTATGCCCGAGGGCAAGCCTGCCGGAATCCCTTGTATTCATCTGACTTCCGAACGTCGCTGCGGTCTGTTTGGCCGCCCGGAACGTCCGGAAGTATGCGGTGGTCTTGCAGCCTCACTGGAAATGTGCGGTACATCGGATGACCATGCTTTTGCTTATCTGGAAGAGCTGGAACGCCTGACTGCACCGGATATGTAG
- a CDS encoding GntP family permease — translation MDQLFGLSHNATLLIWTLIAIVFLIVLIAKFKWNPFVTLLLSALMLGLLAGMDPQDLIKSVTGGLGGTLGTIAIVIGLGTMLGKMMAESGGAERIATTLIDRFGVKRVHWAMMIVGFIVGIPVFFEVGVILLIPIIFLVARKTGMSLLKIGIPILAGLSTVHGLVPPHPAPMIAIEAYNANLGRTILYSLIVGLPTAIIAGPIFGKFIGNRIVVHPPQELADQFASKEERELPGFGITLFTILLPVILMLIGSIADIVDPQGVNGFTHVAAFIGHEVIALLISAVFAFFSLGFARGFSKEDVSRFTSECLAPTASIILIIGGGGAFKQVLIDSGVGGAIADIASQTHINVILFAWLVAALIRIATGSATVAMTTAAGIVAPVLAVSSGVNIELVVLATGAGSLILSHVNDAGFWMIKEFFGMTVGQTLKSWTAMETILSVVGLIFIMILSVFV, via the coding sequence TTGGATCAATTATTTGGACTCAGTCATAATGCAACATTGCTTATCTGGACACTGATTGCGATCGTATTTCTGATCGTACTGATTGCGAAGTTTAAATGGAACCCGTTTGTCACACTGCTGCTGTCTGCACTCATGCTGGGCCTGCTGGCAGGCATGGACCCGCAGGATCTGATCAAATCGGTTACCGGTGGTCTGGGCGGTACGCTTGGCACGATAGCGATCGTTATCGGTCTGGGAACCATGCTCGGTAAAATGATGGCCGAATCCGGCGGTGCCGAACGTATCGCTACTACACTGATCGACCGTTTCGGTGTCAAACGCGTCCACTGGGCGATGATGATTGTCGGTTTTATCGTCGGGATTCCGGTATTTTTTGAAGTCGGTGTTATTCTGCTGATTCCGATTATTTTCCTGGTAGCCCGCAAGACCGGGATGTCCCTGCTCAAAATCGGTATTCCGATTCTGGCAGGTCTGTCGACTGTACATGGACTGGTGCCTCCGCATCCGGCACCAATGATTGCTATTGAAGCGTACAATGCCAATCTGGGCAGAACAATTCTGTATTCCCTGATCGTCGGTCTGCCAACCGCGATTATCGCTGGCCCGATCTTTGGTAAATTTATCGGTAATCGCATTGTCGTTCATCCGCCGCAGGAACTGGCAGATCAGTTCGCTTCCAAGGAAGAACGCGAGCTGCCGGGCTTCGGTATTACCCTGTTCACTATTCTGCTGCCGGTTATCTTGATGCTGATCGGATCGATTGCAGATATCGTCGATCCGCAGGGCGTGAATGGATTTACCCATGTAGCTGCTTTTATCGGACACGAAGTTATTGCCTTGCTGATCTCGGCAGTATTTGCTTTCTTCTCTCTGGGATTCGCTCGTGGATTCAGCAAAGAAGATGTCTCCCGCTTTACCAGTGAATGTCTGGCTCCTACCGCCAGCATTATCCTGATTATCGGTGGCGGCGGTGCTTTCAAGCAGGTATTGATCGATAGCGGCGTCGGCGGTGCTATCGCTGATATTGCCAGCCAGACCCATATCAACGTTATCCTGTTTGCATGGCTGGTAGCCGCACTGATCCGTATTGCGACAGGTTCGGCTACAGTCGCCATGACAACAGCTGCTGGTATCGTTGCACCGGTACTGGCTGTGAGCAGCGGAGTGAACATTGAGCTGGTCGTACTGGCTACCGGCGCAGGTTCCCTGATCCTGTCCCACGTCAACGATGCAGGCTTCTGGATGATCAAGGAATTCTTCGGCATGACCGTCGGTCAGACGCTGAAATCCTGGACTGCCATGGAGACAATCCTGTCCGTGGTCGGCCTGATCTTCATCATGATCCTGAGCGTATTTGTCTAA
- a CDS encoding 5-methyltetrahydropteroyltriglutamate--homocysteine S-methyltransferase, producing MTSSPSSLLRTTAPFRADHVGSLLRTDKIKQARLQQSAGEINAQQLRQIEDEEIRRIVAKQEEIGLQSITDGEFRRAWWHFDFLENLDGVEAFESDKGIQFHGVTTKARGIKVTDKIDFTNHPHLEDYKFLHSVVSADRTAKMTIPSPNMLQFRGKIESDLYADSDVLLHDLGLAYQKALRAFYDAGCRYLQLDDTSWAGFFSEEAKAKLRADGKDPDRMLADSVKLVNLAVADRPDDMIITMHICRGNFRSTWTASGGYDGAADAIMDQLNLNGLFMEFDDERSGSLDVLRHVKRRDLQIVLGLVTSKHGELESVDEIKRRIDEAAKYVNLDQLCLSPQCGFASTEEGNLLTEEQQWEKLRHVIQIAEDVWK from the coding sequence ATGACTTCTTCTCCATCTTCCCTGCTGCGTACGACTGCGCCGTTTCGTGCAGATCATGTAGGCAGTCTGCTTCGCACTGACAAAATCAAGCAAGCCCGTCTTCAGCAATCCGCTGGCGAGATTAATGCCCAGCAGCTGCGCCAGATCGAAGACGAAGAGATTCGCCGGATCGTAGCCAAGCAGGAGGAAATTGGCCTGCAGTCGATTACCGATGGTGAATTCCGCCGGGCATGGTGGCATTTCGACTTTCTTGAGAATCTGGATGGCGTCGAAGCATTTGAATCGGATAAAGGTATCCAGTTCCATGGAGTAACGACCAAAGCGCGCGGCATCAAAGTCACAGACAAAATCGACTTTACCAATCATCCGCATCTGGAAGATTACAAATTCCTGCATAGTGTAGTGAGCGCGGATCGTACCGCCAAAATGACGATTCCAAGTCCCAATATGCTGCAATTCCGCGGCAAAATCGAATCCGATCTGTATGCCGACAGCGATGTACTGCTGCACGATCTGGGTCTCGCTTACCAAAAAGCACTTCGTGCCTTTTACGATGCGGGCTGCCGTTATCTGCAGCTGGATGACACGTCATGGGCTGGGTTCTTCTCCGAGGAAGCCAAAGCCAAACTGCGTGCAGACGGCAAAGATCCGGATCGTATGCTGGCCGATTCCGTCAAGCTGGTGAATCTGGCTGTGGCTGATCGTCCGGACGATATGATTATTACGATGCATATTTGTCGCGGAAACTTCCGCTCAACCTGGACTGCTTCCGGTGGTTACGATGGAGCAGCCGATGCGATCATGGATCAGCTGAACCTGAACGGTCTGTTTATGGAATTCGACGATGAGCGCTCCGGTTCACTCGATGTACTGCGTCACGTGAAGCGCCGCGATCTGCAGATCGTGCTTGGTCTGGTCACTTCCAAGCATGGTGAGCTGGAAAGCGTAGACGAGATCAAGCGCCGGATCGACGAAGCGGCCAAATATGTCAATCTGGATCAGCTGTGCCTGAGTCCACAGTGCGGATTCGCATCCACCGAGGAAGGCAATTTGCTGACTGAAGAACAACAATGGGAAAAGCTGCGCCATGTCATCCAGATCGCCGAGGATGTATGGAAATAA
- a CDS encoding sensor domain-containing diguanylate cyclase produces the protein MDFNLDMKTVFMSLVFGHIFTVILITAYRRSSGKDRSVNTFILAKWLQAIAWAMLMFRGVLPEIMSIVLANTLLFVGAALETAALLILQQAFTRRIRRWHFLYTIVCVTGFAAIYLFGVSESTRIVYASIGTTLFLIYPVYRMTREPGASPLKRLVGYLYGVVAVSLLSRAAAALQLGSQAGLFTVGLYQTFSFIALYLIMILGNIGFVLLSKEQADADLLRMASYDEMTGVLNRRTFIVQSRNHIHRLAKQGRLVSFILFDVDAYKTINDTYGHFTGDRVLTDMANRIRQCLSGLAADKYLFGRYGGDEFAVLLPDTDEQQATEWAEALRRTIADTLPDILPVAYTISLGVATVQATADIQLNTLYVLSDQALYEAKRAGRNRVAVHMPQSHASENSQEIH, from the coding sequence GTGGATTTTAATCTGGATATGAAAACGGTATTCATGTCCCTGGTGTTTGGTCATATTTTCACCGTAATTTTGATTACTGCCTATCGTCGTTCCTCGGGCAAGGACCGCTCGGTAAATACATTTATTCTTGCCAAATGGCTGCAGGCGATTGCCTGGGCGATGCTGATGTTCCGGGGAGTACTGCCGGAGATTATGTCGATTGTGCTGGCCAATACGCTTTTATTTGTCGGGGCTGCTCTGGAAACAGCAGCGCTGCTGATTTTGCAGCAGGCGTTTACACGCAGGATAAGACGCTGGCATTTTCTTTATACGATCGTTTGTGTAACCGGCTTTGCAGCTATTTATCTATTCGGGGTCTCCGAAAGTACACGGATTGTATATGCTTCGATCGGAACCACGTTGTTCCTGATCTATCCGGTCTATCGCATGACCCGCGAGCCCGGTGCTTCTCCGCTAAAAAGGCTTGTCGGATATCTATACGGCGTGGTCGCTGTCAGTCTGCTGTCACGAGCAGCCGCCGCTCTGCAGCTGGGTTCACAGGCAGGACTGTTCACGGTCGGATTGTACCAGACGTTTTCTTTTATTGCGCTTTATCTAATTATGATTCTGGGCAATATCGGTTTTGTCCTGCTGTCCAAGGAGCAGGCTGATGCCGATCTGCTGCGGATGGCGAGTTACGACGAGATGACCGGTGTGCTTAACCGTCGTACATTTATCGTACAGAGCCGTAATCATATTCACCGGCTGGCCAAGCAGGGCAGGCTGGTATCGTTTATATTGTTTGATGTGGATGCCTATAAGACCATCAACGATACGTATGGTCATTTTACCGGAGACCGCGTTCTGACCGATATGGCCAACCGGATCAGGCAGTGTCTGTCCGGGCTTGCTGCCGATAAGTATTTATTCGGCCGTTATGGTGGAGATGAATTTGCTGTGCTGCTGCCGGATACCGATGAACAGCAGGCTACCGAATGGGCAGAAGCGCTGCGGCGAACGATTGCCGACACTCTCCCGGATATCCTGCCGGTAGCCTATACGATCAGTCTGGGTGTGGCTACAGTACAGGCGACAGCAGATATCCAGCTGAATACCTTATACGTACTGAGCGACCAGGCGTTGTACGAGGCTAAGCGTGCCGGACGAAACCGGGTTGCTGTGCATATGCCGCAGAGTCATGCATCGGAGAACTCTCAGGAAATTCATTAA
- a CDS encoding class I SAM-dependent methyltransferase, with the protein MVSAVLSMLLLTIALVLVISIVYYTWRNGISPLPSSLLLRRQVEQEVKRLSAVQQKSGRYGFTGENASAANSEVYFFQGESVPTAADGAEATGKKSIHTRDTSKPRGPLIIEAGSGWGTMALHLARYCQPCRVVGIENSVVPLAVSRLLAGLPGSHSIKLVHGDMYRYHYEQADLVVCYLFPGAMTRLSPILREQTHPGTYIISVYFALPDWEAEHVITCRDVHQTKIYIYRAGSRIYTV; encoded by the coding sequence ATGGTATCTGCTGTACTGTCCATGCTGCTGCTTACGATTGCGCTGGTACTCGTAATCTCTATCGTCTATTACACCTGGCGCAATGGCATTTCTCCGCTGCCTTCATCTTTGCTGCTGCGTCGTCAGGTAGAGCAGGAAGTGAAGCGATTGTCTGCTGTTCAGCAAAAGAGCGGTCGTTATGGGTTTACCGGGGAAAACGCAAGTGCAGCCAATTCTGAAGTGTATTTCTTTCAGGGAGAGTCTGTACCCACTGCTGCAGATGGAGCTGAAGCGACAGGTAAGAAGAGTATACATACAAGAGATACAAGTAAGCCGAGGGGGCCGCTGATTATCGAAGCCGGTTCTGGTTGGGGCACGATGGCGCTGCATCTGGCTCGTTATTGTCAGCCGTGCCGGGTGGTCGGCATCGAGAATTCGGTGGTGCCGCTGGCGGTCTCGCGGCTGTTGGCGGGTCTACCTGGCAGCCATTCTATCAAGCTGGTGCATGGAGATATGTACAGGTATCACTATGAGCAGGCGGATCTGGTTGTCTGTTATTTATTTCCGGGCGCGATGACCCGGTTAAGTCCGATTCTACGCGAACAGACACATCCAGGCACGTATATTATCAGTGTCTATTTTGCGCTGCCGGACTGGGAAGCCGAGCACGTCATTACCTGCCGGGATGTACACCAAACCAAAATTTACATCTATCGTGCAGGCAGCCGGATTTATACCGTGTAA